From the Agromyces laixinhei genome, the window CACGCCCTCAGTGTGAAGTCCACATGTTTGGATTGTCAACAATATGCATTGCTTGTCGTCGGGGCGGGCACGTAGAATGTCTAATTGTTGACAATCTGTTTCGGTGAGGAAACTCGATATGACCACTCTCAGCTCGACCGCGCAGCCCATCGGCGTCCACGAAGCCACCGCCCCGGAAGCCACGCTCAGCCCACTGCTGAAGCAAGCCACTCCCGTCGTGGTCGAGCGGGCACTCGGCAGTTGGATCTACGGCGCGGACGGAGCGGAGTACCTCGATTTCACCACGGGGATCGGTGTGACGAGCACCGGTCACTGCCACCCGCGTGTCGTGGCGGCCGCTCGGGAGCAGACCGGCCTGATCATCCACGCCCAATACACGACGGTGATGCACAAGCCGTTGCTCGTCCTCACCGAGAAGCTCGGTGAGGTGCTTCCCGAGGGTCTCGACAGCGTGTTCTACGCCAACTCGGGATCCGAAGCCGTCGAGGCCTCCATCCGCCTCGCGCGGATGGCCACCGGGCGGCCGAACATCATCGCGTTCCACGGCGGGTTCCACGGCCGTACCGTGGCCGCCGCGTCGCTCACGACGGCCGGCACCAAGTTCCGCGCCGGCTTCAGCCCGATCATGGGCGGCGTGCACATCGCGCCGTTCCCCCACGCCTTCCGCTACGGCTGGGATCTCGATACCGCGATCGACTTCGCGCTCACTGAGCTCGACTACCTGCTCCAGACGATCTCGAGTCCAGCTGACACTGCCGGATTCATCATCGAACCGGTGCTCGGCGACGGTGGGTACCTCCCGACGCCCCCGCGCTTCCTCGAAGGTCTCCGCGAGCGCGCGGATCGTCACGGCATCGTGTTGATCCTCGACGAGGTGCAGGCCGGCGTCGGGCGAACGGGTCGGTTCTGGGGGCACCAGCACAGCTCGATCGTCCCCGACGTGGTGATCACGGCGAAGGGGCTCGCGAGCGGGTTCCCGATTTCCGCGATCGCGGCGTCGACCGAGCTGATGTCGAAGGCATGGCCGGGTTCCCAGGGCGGAACGTACGGTGGCAACGCCGTGGCTGCTGCGGCGGCCGTGGCGACGTTGGACGTCGTCAGAGACGAGGGGCTGGTCGAGAACGCGAGGGAGCGGGGCGACCAATTACAGAAGGGACTGAAGGCGCTGACCGAGGCGAACCCGCTCGCGGGCGACGTTCGAGGTCTCGGCCTCATGCAGGCCGTCGAGTTCGTCAGCGAGACGGGAGCGCCGAACGCGGTGCTCGCAGGCGCGGTGCAGCAGGCGGCCATCGCCGAGAACCTGCTGCTGTTGACGTGCGGCGCCGCCGGCAATGTGGTCCGCGTCATCCCAGCCCTCACCGTCTCAGCCGACGAGATCGAGACCGGCCTCGGTCGATTCGGCGCCGCTCTGCGTGTTGCGCAACGGTCATGACGATCACCGCCGACGGCGGCCTGATCCGGCAGGTGGGGGCGCTCGGCATCGAACTCGACACGGCACCGCGCCGCGTGGCCGAGTACGCCTACGACGCCTCGAACTACCGCATCGAGCCACTCGGAGTCGCCTTCCCGCGCACCGCGTCCGAAGTCGCCGAGCTGCTGGCACTCTGTCACCGGCTTCGGGTGCCGGTCGTGAGCAGAGGCGGCGGCACGTCGATGGCCGGAGGCGCGATCGGCGCCGGCATCGTGCTCGACTTCTCGCGCCACATGAACGCCGTGCTGCGGGTCGATGCGGCAGCCGAAGAGGCCACCGCACAGCCGGGCATCGTGCTGACGACCCTGCAGCGGGAGGTGGCGCAGGCGACCGGCGACGCCATGACCTTCGCGCCTGACCCGTCCAGCAGATCCAGGGCCACCCTCGGCGGCGCCATCGCGAACGACGCGTGCGGCAACCACTCGGTGCGATACGGTCGCACCTCCGATCACGTCATTGCGCTCGACATCGTCACGGCAGACGGACTCATGCTCACCGCCACTCGCTCCGGTCTCGAGCCGACCATCGCCGGAGACCAACTCGCCGAACAGCGCGCCGCCGACCTGAACGACGAGCTGCGAGGCCTCGCCGCCGCCAACCTCAGTGCGTTCCGTCTCGAACTCGGGCGCATCCCGCGTCAGGTTTCGGGGTTCCACCTCGCTCACCTGCTGCCTGAGCACGACTTCGATGTGGTGCGAGCGCTGGTCGGCAGCGAGGGCACCTGTGCGGTCATCGTTGCGGCGACGGTGCGCCTCGTGCCGACGCCGGCCGCCGCGCTGCTGCTGACCCTCGGGTACGACGATGTCGTCGAAGCGGCCCGCGACGTCATGACCATCCTCGAGTTCTCTCCTGCAGCCGTCGAAGGCATCGACGAGGCCATCGTCGACACCATGCGGCACCTGCGCGGCGATGACTCCGTGCTGGGTCTGCCTGACGGCCGCGCCTGGCTGTATGTGGATCTCGACGGCGACGATCCCGCCGATGTCGCGGCCGAGGCCGGTGAACTGCTCGCGCGGCTCCGTGAGAACGGCAGGATGCGCGCCGGCCGGGTGGTCGAGGACCTCGTCGAGCGGGCATCGCTCTGGCGGGTGCGTGAAGACGGCGCCGGGCTCTCCGCGCGGCTGCACACCGGCGGCGAGTCGTGGCCAGGCTGGGAGGACTCCGCCGTGGCGCCCGAGCACCTGGCCGCATATCTGTCCGAATTCCGCGAGCTGCTCGAGCGATTCGAGCTGCACGGCGTGATGTACGGCCACTTCGGCGCGGGCTGCATGCACGTGCGCATCACCTTCGACCTACGCACCGACGCAGGGCGTGCGGTGATGGAGGCGTTCTGCTTGGCTGCCGCCGAACTCGTGGTCGAGCACGGCGGGTCGCTCTCGGGCGAGCACGGCGACGGCAGATCACGGAGTGAACTGCTGTCGGTCATGTACTCGCCGGCGATGCTCGAGGCCTTCGCCGCCTTCAAGTCCGCCTGGGATCCGGCCGGCATTCTGAATCCCGGCATTCTGGTCGATGCCGACGCACTCGCCGACAATCTCGCGCTCGACGGCGTTCCCGAGCGCGAATGGCGAACGAGCTTCGACCTGACCCCGCACACCGCGTCGCCGCATCAACGGGCGGTGGACCCGTTCGTGCATGCCGTGCAGGGCTGCGTCGGCATCGGTCGCTGCCGGTCGGAGGTCGGCGGCGTCATGTGCCCGAGTTACCGGGCGACCGGCGACGAGAAGGACTCGACCAGGGGCAGGTCGCGAGTCCTGCAGGAGATGGTACGTGGCGCGCGCAGCGTCGAGATGGGATGGCGGTCGGAAGATGTGCGCGAGGCCCTCGATCTCTGCCTGTCGTGCAAGGCGTGCTCGACCGATTGCCCGGTCGGCGTCGACATGGCCAGCTACAAGTCGGAGTTCTTCGATCATTACTACGAGCGGCGATTGCGCCCCCGCTCTCACTACTCGCTCGGGTGGTTGCCGGTCTGGTTGCGGTTCACGCCGCACGTGGCGCCGCTCTTGAACGTCATTCTCGCCTCGCCGCTCGGCAAGGTGGTCGCTGCGCTGGGCGGGCTGACCACCAAGCGCAGCCTGCCCCGCTTCGCCGGCGCGCGGCAGCTCCGGCGCGCGCTCGACCGCACGCAACACGTGGCCGACCCCGAGATCGTGCTCGTCATCGACAGCTTCACGAAGGGGTTCCGGCCAGAGGTGGCCGGAGCCGCCCGACGGGTGCTGAACAGCAGCGGCAACACGGTCGAGTGCAACGCCGAGGTGTGCTGCGGCCTCACGATGATCTCCACCGGCCAACTCGACGCAGCCAAGCAGCGATTGGCGAAGGCAGCGCAGGCCCTCGACGACGACACCGACCGACCCATCGTGGTGATCGAGCCGAGCTGCGCCGCGGCCTTCCGCAAAGACCTTCCCGAGCTGGTGCACACCGACGCCGCCCGTCGCGTCGCTCGTCGCATCCGCAGCTTCGCCGGCATGATGGCCGAGCTCGTCGAAGCGGGATGGCAGCCCGACTGGCGTGACGGCCGGGCCCCGAAGGAGGTGACAGTGCAGACCCACTGCCACGAGTACGCGGTGTTCGGGGCGAAGAGTCAGGTCACGGCGCTGCACGCGATCGGTGTGGAGAGCGTTCGAGAAGCGACCGGATGCTGCGGGGTTGCCGGCAACTTCGGATTCGAGCCGGAGCACTTCGACATCAGCATGCAGATCGCCGAACAGGCGCTCATCCCCGCACTGCGCCGAACCGCCGCCGAGACGCCGGTGCTCGCCGACGGATTCAGCTGCCAGATGCAGCTCATGCAGGTTGCGAAAGAGCAAACCGGCATGCACCTCGCGGAACTCGTCGATGCCGGCACGATGCCCACCACGGCGGCGCCTTCGGCACCGTCGACCCCACCATCACGACCCCCCTTCGACAAAGGACGATCATGACCCTGTTGACAGCTCCGACCGACGCCCGCTCGGTCATCGATGCCCTGCACACCGGCCTCTTCCTGAACGGTGAGTGGGTCGACGCCGAGCACGGCAAGACCTTCTCCGTCGAGAATCCGGCGACGGGAGAAGTGCTCACCCGGGTCGCCGACGGTTCGGTTGCCGATGCCGGTCGGGCGATTCAGGCGGCCGGCGATGCCCAAGCCGATTGGGCGAGGACGGCGCCACGCGCCCGGAGTGAGATCCTGCGGCGGGCATACGAACTCATCATCGAACGCAGCGAGGAGCTCGCGGCCATCATGACCGCCGAAATGGGTAAGCCTCTCGCGGAGGCCCGCGGCGAGGTGGCGTACGGCGCCGAGTTCTTCCGCTGGTTCTCAGAAGAGGCGGTGCGGATCAACGGCGACTACACGACCACCGGCGACGGCAGGAATCGCATCCTGGTCTCACGCGTTCCCGTCGGACCCTGCGTGCTCGTCACGCCGTGGAACTTCCCGTTGGCCATGGGTACTCGCAAGATCGGGCCGGCCGTCGCCGCGGGATGCACGATGGTGTTCAAGCCCGCGGCGCAGACGCCGCTGACCTCGCTCGCACTCGTGCAGATCCTGCTGGAGGCCGGCCTGCCGGCGGGGGTGCTGAACGTGGTGACGACGTCGAACTCATCCTCCGTGGTCAGCACCTGGATGAGCAGCGGCATCGCTCGCAAGGTGAGCTTCACCGGATCGACCGAGGTGGGGAAGATCCTGCTCAGGCAGGCGGCCGAGAATGTGATGCGGTCGTCGATGGAGCTCGGCGGCAACGCCCCGTTCATCGTCTGCGCGGATGCGGACGTCGATCGCGCTGTGGACGGGGCGATGACGGCCAAGCTGCGCAACATGGGGGAGGCGTGCACGGCGGCGAACCGCTTTCTGGTGCATCGATCGGTCGCCGCAGAGTTCACCGAGAAGCTTGCGAAGCGGATGGCGGTGCTCCGTGTAGGTGATGGCAGCGAACCCGGCACGGACATCGGTCCGCTCGTCGACCAGGCCGGGCTCGACAAGGTGCAGTCGTTCGTCGACGACGCGGTCGAACGTGGCGCGTCGGTCGCCATCGGCGGCAGTCGCCCCGACAGGCCCGGCTACTTCTACCCGCCGACCGTGCTTGCCGACGTCAGCGCCGACGCTGCGCTGATGACGGCGGAGATCTTCGGCCCGGTTGCTCCGGTCATCCCGTTCGATGACGAGGCCGATGCCGTTCGCATCGCCAACGACACCGAGTGGGGGCTTGTCGGTTACCTCTTCACCCAGGACATCGACCGCGCCCTTCGCCTCAGCGACGAACTCGAGGTGGGCATGGTCGGCTTGAATTCCGGCCTTGTCTCGAACCCGGCGGCGCCGTTCGGCGGCATCAAGCAGTCCGGGCTCGGTCGGGAGGGCGGTAGGTCCGGCATCGACGAGTTCCTCGAACAGAAGTACGTGGCGATTCCGCGCTCGCGAACCTGAACCACGCTCAGGAATCTGAAACACTGATGTCGATCCAAGGAGGACATGATGGCGGGTGAAGTAGGACTGTCGGCTCTTGAGGGGCGACCGACCTCTGTCTTGATCGCAGACCAGTTGCGCGAACGAATCATCGATGGCTCGTTCCGGCCCGGCGAGCAGATTCGGGAGTCGGTGCTCGTCGATCAGCTGCAGGTCTCACGTGGTCCGGTGCGGGAGGCGCTGCAGCGGCTGAGCCAAGAGGGCCTGCTGGTCAGCCACCGCAACCGTGGCGTGTTCGTGCTCGACCTGAGTGTGACCGATGTCGCTGAGATCTACGCCGCTCGAGAAGCGATCGAGCTCGCCGCTGCCCGGGGCATCCTCGCCCAGGAGCCGAGTGCAGTGGCAGCGGTGGCCCGACCGCTCAAGAAGATCATCGGACGCATGGTACCGCTGGTCGAAGCGAGCGACTGGCGGCGACTGGCCGAACTCGATCTCGGCTTTCACCTGACCTTCGTCAAGGGGGCGAAGAACTCGCGCCTGTCGCGGATCTATTCGACGCTCGCGGCAGAATCCCGCATCTGCATCGTCAACCTCGAAGGGTCGTACCCGCATGCGCATGACCTCGTCGAAGAGCACCGACAGCTCGTAGACCTGCTCGTCGCAGGAGACGGGCCGCGATTGCGCAAGGCGATCCGAGCCCACATGCGGTCGGCGGTCTCGGACCTGACCAAGTCGATGCTGGCCGATCAACCGAGTAGTGCATAGCTCTCGGTCGTCCCGGACGACGTCGGCGCTTGCGTGCCGGAAACGAGCCGCGATACGCTAATTGTCAACAATCTACAATGACGTAGCCGAGAGGACCGGATCCAGTGAGCATCTCCGAAAGGGAATACCGCGAGCGCCTCGCGCGAGTGCGCGCACGAATGGACAGCCGCGGACTCGACGCCCTGATCGTCTCCGATCCCGCCAATCTCTACTACCTGACCGGGTACAACGCGTGGTCGTTCTATACGCCGCAGTTCCTGTTCGTGCCCGCCACCGGAACGATGCTGCTCTTCACGCGAGCGATGGATGCCAATGGTGCGATCAGAACCGCGGTGTTGCCTCGCGACGTGATCTTCGGCTACCCAGAGGAACTCGTGCACCGGGCGAGCGTGCACCCCTTCGGCTGGGTGGGCGGGAAGCTTCGTGAACTGGGTGCCGTCGCCGAGCTCGGCACGGGCGCCCAGATCGGGCTCGAGCTCGACTCGCACTTCTTCTCACCGAAGGCGTACCTCGCGCTCATCGGCGGACTGCCCGAGTGGGATTTCGTCGACAGTCACGAGCTCGTCAACTGGGTGCGGCTGGTCAAGTCCCCGGCAGAGATCGACCTGATGCGCGCGGCCGCACAGGTGTCGACCGCAGCGATGCGCACCGCAATCGACATGATCCGAGTCGGGGTTCGCCAGTGCGACGCGGCCGCTGCGATCAGCCGGGCGCAGATCGCAGGCACCGAGGAGTTCGGCGGGGACTATCCCGCGATCGTGCCGATGATGCCGACCGGCGAGGCCGCCGACACCCCCCATCTGACGTGGAGCGAGGAACGCTTCGTCGCCGATGAAGGCGTCATCGTCGAACTCGCCGGCGCGTACCGGCGCTACCACGTTCCGCTGGCCAGGACCATCATGCCTGGCAGGCCGTCCGCGCAACTGCTCAGGGTGGCAGGGGCGGCGGGCGAGGGGATCGCGGCCGTGCTCGACGCAGTCGAGCCCGGAGCCCCGGCTCGCGAGCTCTCCGTCGCGTGGGACGCGGTGCTGGCCCGATACGAACTGAGCAAGCCATCGCGCATCGGGTATTCGATCGGGATCGGCTATCCGCCCGATTGGGGGGAGCGCACTGTCAGCCTGCGCAACGAAGACGACACCGTATTGGAGGAGAACATGACCTTCCACCTGATCTGCGGCATGTGGATGGACGGCTACGGATACGAGGTTTCCGAGTCATTCCGAGTCTCGGCCGATGGGGCCGAGACATTCACCGACCTGCCACGTGACCTGATCAGCGTCGGGAGCACAGCATGACCGCGACGCTCCTGCCCTACGCCGCCCGTGTTTCCAGGCTGACCGGCTCGGTGATCGATTCGAGCACGGCATTGCTCGCCTCCCAGCCGCATGACATCGTGCGCTTCGCCATGGGCTCCCCGGCAGACGAGGCCGTTCCTCTGGAGATCTTCAGATCGATCTCGGCGTCGACACTCGACCACAGCAGCTATACGTACGGAGCCACACAGGGGGAGCCCGAGCTGTTGGAAGCGCTCGTGGACTATCTGGGGGGCACATCCGAGCCGACCACCCACGAGCGCGTCACGATCACGTCCGGCGGAATGCAGGGCCTCGATCTGGCCTGCAAGATCTTCGTCGACCCCGACGATCTCGTCATCGTGGAGAGTCCCACCTACACCAACGGCAGTGCGACCGCTGCGAGTTACCGCGCCAAGCTGCTCGAAGCCCCAACGGATGAGAACGGCCTGATCGTCGAAGCGCTGCCGGAGCTCGTCGAGCGGGCCGGCCGAACACCGAAGGCGATCTACGTCATCCCGAACTTCCAGAACCCATCCGGTACGACACTCTCAGCGCCGCGGCGAGAACTCCTGCTCGACCTCGCACACCGCTGGAACAGCGTCATCATCGATGACGACCCCTACGGCCTGCTGCGGTTCGCCGGCGATGACCTGCCGAGCTTTCAGAGCCTCAGTCCGTCGGACCCGCTGCTGTTCTCGGTGCGCACCTTCTCGAAGATCCTGGCCCCGGGGCTGCGGGTCGGCTGGGTCGACACCGACCCGTCCATCCGCCGGCTCGTGATCAACGCCAAGCAATCGATGGACACGTGCGCCAACGTGCCCTCCCAGCAGCTGGTCTCCGAGTTCATCCGGCGCGGCGGTCTCAGCGATCACCTCACGGCTATCAAAGCCCTCTACCGGGAACGGAAGGGCGTGATGACCGAGAGCCTCCGGCGCAACCTCGGAGACCGGATCGCGATGACCGACCCTGAAGGCGGATTCTTCCTCTGGGTCTCGCTGCGCGGTGAGGATGCCGCGACCTCGACGACGGCCCTGTTCGACATCGCGCTCGCCGAAGGTGTCGCGTTCATCCCCGGGCCGGCGCTGTCGGCGAGCGGGAAGTTCG encodes:
- a CDS encoding aspartate aminotransferase family protein encodes the protein MTTLSSTAQPIGVHEATAPEATLSPLLKQATPVVVERALGSWIYGADGAEYLDFTTGIGVTSTGHCHPRVVAAAREQTGLIIHAQYTTVMHKPLLVLTEKLGEVLPEGLDSVFYANSGSEAVEASIRLARMATGRPNIIAFHGGFHGRTVAAASLTTAGTKFRAGFSPIMGGVHIAPFPHAFRYGWDLDTAIDFALTELDYLLQTISSPADTAGFIIEPVLGDGGYLPTPPRFLEGLRERADRHGIVLILDEVQAGVGRTGRFWGHQHSSIVPDVVITAKGLASGFPISAIAASTELMSKAWPGSQGGTYGGNAVAAAAAVATLDVVRDEGLVENARERGDQLQKGLKALTEANPLAGDVRGLGLMQAVEFVSETGAPNAVLAGAVQQAAIAENLLLLTCGAAGNVVRVIPALTVSADEIETGLGRFGAALRVAQRS
- a CDS encoding FAD-binding and (Fe-S)-binding domain-containing protein — protein: MRRRRQCGPRHPSPHRLSRRDRDRPRSIRRRSACCATVMTITADGGLIRQVGALGIELDTAPRRVAEYAYDASNYRIEPLGVAFPRTASEVAELLALCHRLRVPVVSRGGGTSMAGGAIGAGIVLDFSRHMNAVLRVDAAAEEATAQPGIVLTTLQREVAQATGDAMTFAPDPSSRSRATLGGAIANDACGNHSVRYGRTSDHVIALDIVTADGLMLTATRSGLEPTIAGDQLAEQRAADLNDELRGLAAANLSAFRLELGRIPRQVSGFHLAHLLPEHDFDVVRALVGSEGTCAVIVAATVRLVPTPAAALLLTLGYDDVVEAARDVMTILEFSPAAVEGIDEAIVDTMRHLRGDDSVLGLPDGRAWLYVDLDGDDPADVAAEAGELLARLRENGRMRAGRVVEDLVERASLWRVREDGAGLSARLHTGGESWPGWEDSAVAPEHLAAYLSEFRELLERFELHGVMYGHFGAGCMHVRITFDLRTDAGRAVMEAFCLAAAELVVEHGGSLSGEHGDGRSRSELLSVMYSPAMLEAFAAFKSAWDPAGILNPGILVDADALADNLALDGVPEREWRTSFDLTPHTASPHQRAVDPFVHAVQGCVGIGRCRSEVGGVMCPSYRATGDEKDSTRGRSRVLQEMVRGARSVEMGWRSEDVREALDLCLSCKACSTDCPVGVDMASYKSEFFDHYYERRLRPRSHYSLGWLPVWLRFTPHVAPLLNVILASPLGKVVAALGGLTTKRSLPRFAGARQLRRALDRTQHVADPEIVLVIDSFTKGFRPEVAGAARRVLNSSGNTVECNAEVCCGLTMISTGQLDAAKQRLAKAAQALDDDTDRPIVVIEPSCAAAFRKDLPELVHTDAARRVARRIRSFAGMMAELVEAGWQPDWRDGRAPKEVTVQTHCHEYAVFGAKSQVTALHAIGVESVREATGCCGVAGNFGFEPEHFDISMQIAEQALIPALRRTAAETPVLADGFSCQMQLMQVAKEQTGMHLAELVDAGTMPTTAAPSAPSTPPSRPPFDKGRS
- a CDS encoding NAD-dependent succinate-semialdehyde dehydrogenase, whose product is MTLLTAPTDARSVIDALHTGLFLNGEWVDAEHGKTFSVENPATGEVLTRVADGSVADAGRAIQAAGDAQADWARTAPRARSEILRRAYELIIERSEELAAIMTAEMGKPLAEARGEVAYGAEFFRWFSEEAVRINGDYTTTGDGRNRILVSRVPVGPCVLVTPWNFPLAMGTRKIGPAVAAGCTMVFKPAAQTPLTSLALVQILLEAGLPAGVLNVVTTSNSSSVVSTWMSSGIARKVSFTGSTEVGKILLRQAAENVMRSSMELGGNAPFIVCADADVDRAVDGAMTAKLRNMGEACTAANRFLVHRSVAAEFTEKLAKRMAVLRVGDGSEPGTDIGPLVDQAGLDKVQSFVDDAVERGASVAIGGSRPDRPGYFYPPTVLADVSADAALMTAEIFGPVAPVIPFDDEADAVRIANDTEWGLVGYLFTQDIDRALRLSDELEVGMVGLNSGLVSNPAAPFGGIKQSGLGREGGRSGIDEFLEQKYVAIPRSRT
- a CDS encoding GntR family transcriptional regulator, giving the protein MRERIIDGSFRPGEQIRESVLVDQLQVSRGPVREALQRLSQEGLLVSHRNRGVFVLDLSVTDVAEIYAAREAIELAAARGILAQEPSAVAAVARPLKKIIGRMVPLVEASDWRRLAELDLGFHLTFVKGAKNSRLSRIYSTLAAESRICIVNLEGSYPHAHDLVEEHRQLVDLLVAGDGPRLRKAIRAHMRSAVSDLTKSMLADQPSSA
- a CDS encoding M24 family metallopeptidase, which produces MSISEREYRERLARVRARMDSRGLDALIVSDPANLYYLTGYNAWSFYTPQFLFVPATGTMLLFTRAMDANGAIRTAVLPRDVIFGYPEELVHRASVHPFGWVGGKLRELGAVAELGTGAQIGLELDSHFFSPKAYLALIGGLPEWDFVDSHELVNWVRLVKSPAEIDLMRAAAQVSTAAMRTAIDMIRVGVRQCDAAAAISRAQIAGTEEFGGDYPAIVPMMPTGEAADTPHLTWSEERFVADEGVIVELAGAYRRYHVPLARTIMPGRPSAQLLRVAGAAGEGIAAVLDAVEPGAPARELSVAWDAVLARYELSKPSRIGYSIGIGYPPDWGERTVSLRNEDDTVLEENMTFHLICGMWMDGYGYEVSESFRVSADGAETFTDLPRDLISVGSTA
- a CDS encoding PLP-dependent aminotransferase family protein: MTATLLPYAARVSRLTGSVIDSSTALLASQPHDIVRFAMGSPADEAVPLEIFRSISASTLDHSSYTYGATQGEPELLEALVDYLGGTSEPTTHERVTITSGGMQGLDLACKIFVDPDDLVIVESPTYTNGSATAASYRAKLLEAPTDENGLIVEALPELVERAGRTPKAIYVIPNFQNPSGTTLSAPRRELLLDLAHRWNSVIIDDDPYGLLRFAGDDLPSFQSLSPSDPLLFSVRTFSKILAPGLRVGWVDTDPSIRRLVINAKQSMDTCANVPSQQLVSEFIRRGGLSDHLTAIKALYRERKGVMTESLRRNLGDRIAMTDPEGGFFLWVSLRGEDAATSTTALFDIALAEGVAFIPGPALSASGKFDDSLRLCFATSDPERIEEGVQRLARALDIARSLR